Proteins found in one Desulfatirhabdium butyrativorans DSM 18734 genomic segment:
- a CDS encoding hydrogenase iron-sulfur subunit: protein MTTQEPFEPVIIAFCCHYCAYTAADMAGTRRLCYPANVSIIRVPCSGKVDAIHILKAFEKGADGVYVAGCLDGDCHFKNGNHRASRRVAYVQKLLDDIGIGAERLAMFKMSAGMGERFAEVAKEFTETIRALGPTPIRSLHRDAA from the coding sequence ATGACAACCCAAGAACCCTTTGAACCAGTCATCATCGCCTTTTGCTGCCACTACTGCGCCTACACCGCAGCCGACATGGCCGGTACCAGACGCCTGTGTTATCCCGCCAATGTGTCGATCATCCGGGTTCCCTGCTCCGGCAAGGTGGATGCCATCCACATCCTCAAGGCCTTCGAAAAAGGCGCCGACGGGGTCTATGTGGCCGGATGTCTCGATGGGGACTGCCACTTCAAAAACGGCAACCATCGGGCTTCCAGACGGGTGGCCTATGTCCAGAAGCTGCTCGATGATATCGGCATCGGCGCCGAGCGACTGGCGATGTTCAAGATGTCCGCAGGCATGGGGGAGCGGTTTGCGGAAGTGGCCAAAGAATTTACCGAAACCATCCGGGCCCTCGGGCCGACCCCGATCCGGTCCCTGCACCGGGATGCCGCCTAA
- a CDS encoding response regulator encodes MSTKPLILVVDDDPDLVESVTMKLESMNFRTAKAYDGVEAMEQIQKEKPALVILDVMMPRKNGYVLCDELKKSDDYKGIIVVLLTAVADAVPSTSYTHWDGKNTLADDYVPKPIDLNKLVEIVKDHLG; translated from the coding sequence ATGAGTACGAAACCCCTGATTCTGGTAGTAGACGACGATCCCGATCTGGTGGAATCCGTCACAATGAAACTCGAGAGCATGAATTTCCGCACGGCCAAGGCCTATGACGGCGTGGAAGCCATGGAACAGATCCAGAAGGAGAAGCCCGCACTGGTCATTCTGGATGTGATGATGCCGCGGAAAAACGGCTATGTCCTTTGCGACGAGCTCAAGAAAAGCGACGATTACAAGGGCATCATCGTCGTTCTGCTGACGGCCGTGGCCGATGCCGTACCATCGACCAGCTACACCCACTGGGACGGCAAGAACACCCTGGCAGACGATTACGTTCCAAAGCCCATCGATCTGAACAAACTCGTCGAAATCGTGAAAGACCATCTCGGATGA
- a CDS encoding methylenetetrahydrofolate reductase, with protein sequence MKTESVLEKVLRSGNFAVTSECGPPRGAVPAKILEKAKMLGDYVDAVNVTDNQTAMVRMSSFGASLFLRQAGLHPILQMVTRDRNRLAMQADIIGAYSHGINTMLCLSGDHPKFGDHPMAAAVHDIDSIQFIQMVRKMRDEGKFQGGADIENPPKMFIGAAANPFADPFELRVARLAKKVAAGVDFIQTQCIFNLEKFELWMEGVRKRGLHEKCDILAGVTPIKTVGMARYMKNKVPGMDVPQHIVDRMAATPKEKQADEGIAICVEMIQRLRQIEGVAGIHLMAIEWEHKVPEIVQKAGLYPRPKIN encoded by the coding sequence ATGAAAACCGAAAGCGTACTCGAAAAAGTTCTCCGTTCCGGAAATTTTGCTGTCACCTCGGAGTGCGGGCCGCCGCGAGGGGCCGTTCCCGCAAAGATTCTGGAAAAAGCCAAGATGTTGGGCGACTATGTGGACGCCGTCAATGTAACGGACAACCAGACGGCCATGGTACGCATGTCGAGTTTCGGCGCAAGTCTTTTTCTGCGCCAGGCCGGGCTTCATCCCATCCTGCAGATGGTCACCCGGGACAGAAACCGCCTGGCCATGCAAGCCGACATCATCGGCGCCTATTCCCATGGGATCAACACCATGCTTTGCCTGTCGGGCGATCATCCCAAATTCGGGGACCATCCGATGGCTGCCGCAGTTCACGACATCGATTCGATCCAGTTCATCCAGATGGTTCGCAAGATGCGGGACGAGGGCAAATTTCAGGGCGGGGCGGACATCGAAAATCCGCCAAAGATGTTCATCGGTGCTGCGGCCAATCCCTTCGCCGATCCCTTCGAGCTGCGGGTGGCCAGGCTTGCGAAAAAAGTGGCTGCGGGTGTAGATTTCATTCAGACGCAGTGCATTTTCAATCTCGAAAAATTCGAGCTCTGGATGGAAGGGGTGCGAAAGCGCGGGCTGCATGAAAAATGCGACATCCTGGCGGGGGTGACGCCCATCAAGACCGTCGGCATGGCCCGCTACATGAAAAACAAGGTCCCGGGCATGGATGTTCCCCAGCACATCGTGGACCGGATGGCCGCAACCCCCAAGGAGAAGCAGGCGGATGAAGGCATTGCCATCTGCGTGGAAATGATCCAGCGGCTCAGACAGATCGAGGGAGTGGCCGGCATTCACCTGATGGCCATCGAATGGGAGCACAAGGTTCCCGAAATCGTGCAGAAGGCCGGATTGTATCCGCGACCGAAGATCAACTGA
- a CDS encoding methylenetetrahydrofolate reductase C-terminal domain-containing protein encodes MITAERKPIDEIIEYIRPFQKILLVGCNECVTVCSAGGRKEVGILSSMLQMAFLKQGKSIQILEHTLERQCDPEYVEELVSMIDGVDAVLSMACGCGVQELARRYRNKPVFPAVNTKFMGASERQGVWAERCAGCGDCLLGITAGICPIARCSKQLMNGPCGGSTGGKCEISPDVDCAWALIWERLKALNLTDRYEEIIPAKDWRNGRGAGPRKIVREDLAE; translated from the coding sequence ATGATTACTGCTGAACGCAAACCCATCGATGAAATCATCGAATATATCCGGCCGTTCCAGAAGATTCTACTGGTCGGATGCAATGAATGCGTCACCGTCTGCTCGGCGGGAGGCCGAAAGGAAGTGGGGATCCTCTCTTCGATGCTGCAGATGGCTTTTTTGAAACAGGGAAAATCCATCCAGATTCTGGAACATACCCTCGAGCGCCAGTGTGATCCGGAATATGTGGAAGAGCTCGTGTCTATGATCGACGGCGTGGACGCTGTTCTGTCCATGGCCTGCGGCTGCGGGGTGCAGGAGCTGGCCCGGCGCTACCGCAACAAACCGGTTTTTCCGGCGGTCAACACGAAATTCATGGGCGCATCCGAACGCCAGGGGGTATGGGCCGAGCGTTGCGCCGGATGCGGCGACTGCCTGCTCGGCATCACGGCGGGCATCTGCCCCATCGCCCGCTGTTCCAAACAGTTGATGAACGGCCCCTGCGGCGGATCGACCGGCGGAAAATGCGAGATCAGCCCGGATGTGGACTGCGCCTGGGCGCTGATCTGGGAGCGGCTCAAGGCGCTCAATCTGACGGATCGCTATGAAGAGATTATTCCGGCGAAGGACTGGAGAAACGGCCGGGGGGCCGGCCCAAGAAAAATCGTAAGGGAGGATCTGGCCGAATGA